The Solanum pennellii chromosome 11, SPENNV200 genome contains a region encoding:
- the LOC107004221 gene encoding auxin-responsive protein SAUR68-like, which produces MTMISTKKLIKMARKWQKFAAMQRKRISFPRNVSDADSCSSSSSFIIEKGHFVVYTIDQRRFMIPLVYLENEIIRQLLNMSEEEFGLPSSAPITLPCDSAFMDYIISLIKKGVAAGDLHKALLLSIPSTCCSTSSLHQESGIQQLLVC; this is translated from the coding sequence atgacaatGATTAGTACCAAGAAACTCATCAAAATGGCTAGGAAATGGCAGAAGTTTGCAGCCATGCAGAGGAAGAGGATTTCGTTTCCAAGAAATGTTAGCGACGCAGATAGTTGTAGTTCATCCTCATCGTTTATAattgaaaaaggacattttgtaGTCTATACAATTGATCAAAGGCGCTTCATGATTCCCTTGGTTTACCTAGAAAATGAGATCATTAGGCAACTCTTGAACATGTCTGAAGAAGAATTTGGGCTTCCGAGTAGTGCCCCTATTACATTACCTTGTGATTCAGCCTTCATGGACTACATCATTTCACTAATCAAGAAAGGCGTAGCTGCTGGAGATCTCCACAAAGCGTTGCTTCTCTCAATTCCTTCAACTTGCTGTTCAACTTCTTCTTTGCACCAAGAAAGTGGAATCCAACAGCTTCTTGTTTGTTGA
- the LOC107003584 gene encoding PHD finger protein MALE MEIOCYTE DEATH 1 yields the protein MKMATEKMKKGVSNIYEFHSFLDPGCPITPMGPFRDNIRYFLQECAEVKEYTVEGMPIWCTFLVHKSKGVLIPLYTIEENVKSSVRTFCDHCRCAGWSHHLVSKRKYHLIIPADSEWKKHLDDGVFDDQTHILHGLIHSNGFGHLISLNGIEGGSKYLCGREVMDLWDRICTSFRARKITVEDVSRKHMMDLRLLYGVAYGYTWFGRWGYKFSHGSFGIMEHHYEKAIEMLSSIEIDQVIDDFRYISRSNVMKQVIACYRGLSNTPLITVRDLFRFILVVKSCNSVKEKPNVTAPVLRACSSRYLIRNAAPNKSVGKEKSVRYRKFSNVAASLDSRWPVRRLEFTADVIVEALREKREAIRFGSCGMSRQEARDAARLHIGDTGLIDYVLKSMNNVIIGGYVVRRAVNRATRVLEYTIQELRNCDQPEQEKLPKPFQDYNVNPGADAYTDVLCLYNNLLLSFAESDELSLAVRIVLDSKQFLKEWPFSDDPNDSLLRFICCILPNSNGLEAVFTKGYPPGEVVEVPLHSTIGDLKIAVESAMRDTYCIMDNLMITDIVGMEQLEDYEVLFGIVQSGSELWVRGFGLDLDSELKNEGGSDNWTVNCRCGARDDDGERMVSCDICEIWQHTRCCGIEDSEVVPPLFVCEACCTSLAPPRAQNSFEFGHYGTAAALVPCASHFGMDLIY from the exons TCAGGAATGTGCTGAGGTTAAGGAGTATACAGTTGAAGGAATGCCAATTTGGTGTACGTTTTTGGTGCATAAGAGTAAAGGTGTGCTGATTCCTCTTTACACCATTGAAGAGAATGTGAAGAGCTCTGTTAGAACTTTCTGTGATCACTGTAGATGTGCTG GTTGGAGTCATCATCTTGTTTCGAAGAGGAAATACCATTTGATTATACCAGCTGATAGTGAATGGAAAAAGCATCTTGATGATGGTGTTTTTGATGATCAAACTCACATTTTGCATGGTTTGATTCATTCTAATGGATTTGGGCATTTGATTTCACTTAATGGAATTGAGGGTGGATCGAAATATCTCTGTGGACGTGAAGTAATGGATCTCTGGGATCGTATTTGCACGAGTTTTCGAGCTCG GAAAATCACTGTTGAAGATGTATCCAGGAAGCATATGATGGATTTGCGCTTGTTGTATGGGGTTGCTTATGGGTATACATGGTTTGGCCGGTGGGGTTACAAGTTTAGCCATGGAAGTTTTGGGATAATGGAACACCACTATGAAAAAGCTATTGAAATGTTAAGCTCAATTGAGATTGATCAGGTGATTGATGATTTCAGATACATCAGTAGATCCAATGTTATGAAGCAGGTGATTGCTTGTTATAGAGGTTTGAGCAACACTCCTTTGATCACGGTCCGTGACCTCTTCAGGTTCATCCTTGTTGTCAAGTCCTGCAATTCAGTTAAGGAGAAGCCAAATGTTACTGCTCCTGTTTTACGAGCATGTTCTTCACGATACTTGATAAGAAATGCTGCACCAAACAAGTCTGTGGGGAAGGAAAAATCAGTGAGGTATAGAAAGTTTTCGAATGTTGCAGCATCTCTTGACAGTAGATGGCCAGTGAGGAGACTTGAATTCACTGCAGATGTGATTGTTGAGGCGttgagagaaaagagagaagcaATCAGATTTGGAAGTTGTGGGATGAGTAGGCAAGAGGCGAGGGACGCTGCTCGTCTCCACATTGGCGATACAGGATTGATTGACTACGTGCTGAAATCAATGAACAATGTGATTATTGGAGGCTATGTAGTTCGTCGTGCAGTGAACCGAGCCACGAGGGTGTTGGAGTACACGATTCAGGAACTTCGGAACTGTGATCAGCCTGAACAAGAAAAGCTCCCCAAGCCATTTCAGGACTACAATGTTAATCCTGGAGCTGATGCGTACACTGATGTTCTGTGCTTGTATAATAATCTTCTTTTGAGCTTTGCGGAATCTGATGAGTTAAGCCTGGCTGTTAGGATAGTATTGGACAGTAAGCAATTTTTGAAGGAATGGCCATTTAGTGATGATCCAAATGACAGCTTGTTGAGGTTCATTTGTTGCATTTTGCCTAATTCTAATGGTTTGGAAGCTGTATTTACAAAGGGATATCCCCCAGGAGAGGTGGTTGAAGTTCCGCTACACTCAACAATTGGTGATCTAAAGATAGCAGTTGAGTCTGCAATGAGGGACACTTATTGCATTATGGACAATTTGATGATAACAGATATTGTAGGGATGGAACAACTGGAAGATTATGAAGTGCTCTTTGGCATCGTCCAGTCTGGCTCAGAACTTTGGGTAAGAGGTTTCGGGTTGGATTTGGACAGCGAGTTGAAAAATGAAGGAGGGTCTGATAACTGGACAGTGAACTGTAGGTGTGGTGCTCGGGATGATGATGGTGAAAGGATGGTTTCATGTGATATATGTGAGATATGGCAGCATACTCGCTGCTGTGGCATCGAAGATTCTGAAGTTGTGCCACCATTGTTTGTGTGTGAGGCTTGCTGCACTTCACTTGCACCACCAAGAGCACAGAACAGCTTTGAGTTTGGTCATTATGGGACTGCTGCAGCACTAGTGCCTTGTGCTTCTCACTTTGGCATGGACCTGATATACTGA
- the LOC114074920 gene encoding auxin-responsive protein SAUR21-like: protein MGIKMSPLIQGTRILRRFSNFGGVPKGHCAVYVGESQKKRFVVPISYLSQPLFQELLAQAEEHFGFDHPMGGLTIPCKEDVFVHLTSHLRRS from the coding sequence ATGGGTATCAAAATGAGTCCCCTTATTCAAGGTACTAGAATCTTGAGGAGGTTTTCAAATTTCGGAGGTGTTCCCAAAGGACATTGTGCAGTATATGTAGGAGAGAGCCAGAAGAAGAGATTCGTTGTGCCAATATCTTACTTGAGCCAGCCTTtatttcaagaattgttagCTCAAGCTGAAGAACATTTTGGGTTCGATCATCCAATGGGTGGTCTCACAATACCTTGCAAAGAGGACGTGTTCGTTCATCTCACATCCCACTTGAGGAGATCATGA
- the LOC107004305 gene encoding auxin-responsive protein SAUR21-like, with translation MCYCLSSPEATKFSFTFYLNIKLTTDFVYIHRKFFYAKHKSHLLCITQNTSFLFFFTHHLTLQKYLAMGIKMSPLIQGTRILRRFSNYVGVPKGHCAVYVGESQKKRFVVPISYLSQPLFQDLLTQAEEQFGFDHPMGGLTIPCKEDVFVDLTSRLRS, from the coding sequence ATGTGCTATTGTCTCTCATCACCAGAGGCCACCAAATTCTCtttcacattttatttgaatatcaAACTTACCACtgattttgtatatatacatagaaaGTTTTTCTATGCAAAACACAAGTCTCACTTGCTGTGTATTACTCAAAATActtcattccttttctttttcactcATCATTTGACGTTACAAAAGTATCTCGCAATGGGTATCAAAATGAGTCCTCTTATTCAAGGTACAAGAATCTTGAGGAGATTTTCAAATTACGTAGGTGTTCCTAAAGGTCATTGTGCAGTATATGTAGGAGAGAGCCAGAAGAAGAGATTCGTCGTGCCAATATCTTACTTGAGCCAACCTTTATTTCAAGACTTGTTAACTCAAGCTGAAGAACAGTTTGGCTTCGATCATCCAATGGGTGGTCTAACAATACCTTGCAAGGAAGACGTGTTTGTCGATCTCACATCCCGCTTGAGATCATGA
- the LOC114074900 gene encoding auxin-responsive protein SAUR68-like: MVKKWQKFAAMQRKRISFPGNSSDADSCSTSTSSIVEKGHFVLYTIDQVRFVIPLAYLEYESIQQLLNMSEEEFGLPSGGPITLPCDSAFMDYIISLVKKCVTAGDLHKGLLLSIPSCCYSTSYSHQESGNKLLLVC; encoded by the coding sequence ATGGTTAAGAAATGGCAGAAGTTTGCAGCCATGCAGAGGAAGAGGATTTCATTTCCAGGAAATAGTAGCGATGCAGACAGTTGCAGTACATCCACATCCTCTATTGTTGAAAAAGGCCATTTTGTATTATATACAATCGATCAAGTACGCTTCGTGATTCCCTTGGCTTATCTTGAATATGAGTCCATTCAGCAACTTTTAAACATGTCCGAAGAAGAATTTGGGCTGCCGAGTGGTGGTCCTATTACATTACCTTGTGATTCAGCCTTCATGGACTACATCATTTCGCTAGTTAAAAAATGTGTAACTGCAGGAGATCTTCACAAAGGGTTGCTCCTCTCAATTCCTTCATGTTGCTATTCAACTTCATATTCACACCAAGAAAGTGGAAACAAACTACTTCTTGTTTGTTGA
- the LOC107004296 gene encoding auxin-responsive protein SAUR68-like, whose amino-acid sequence MTMISTKKLIKMARKWQKFAAMQRKRISFPRNVSDADSCSMSSSSTVEKGHFVVYTVDQARFVIPLVYLENEIIRQLLNMSEEEFGLPSGGPITLPCDSAFMDYIISLIKKGITAGDLHNALLLSIPSSCCLTSSLHRESGNQQLLVC is encoded by the coding sequence atgacaatGATTAGTACCAAGAAACTCATCAAAATGGCTAGGAAATGGCAGAAATTTGCAGCCATGCAGAGGAAGAGGATTTCATTTCCAAGAAATGTTAGCGACGCAGATAGTTGCAGTATGTCTTCATCGTCTACAGTTGAAAAAGGCCATTTTGTAGTATATACAGTCGATCAAGCACGATTTGTCATTCCATTGgtttaccttgaaaatgagaTCATTAGGCAACTCTTGAACATGTCTGAAGAAGAATTTGGGCTGCCAAGTGGTGGTCCAATTACATTACCCTGTGATTCAGCCTTCATGGACTACATCATTTCGCTAATCAAGAAAGGCATAACTGCTGGAGATCTTCACAATGCATTGCTCCTATCAATTCCTTCTTCTTGCTGTTTGACTTCTTCTTTGCACCGAGAAAGTGGAAACCAACAGCTTCTTGTTTGTTGA
- the LOC107003509 gene encoding auxin-responsive protein SAUR21-like — MCYCLSSPVATKFSFTFYLNIKLTTYFVYIHRKFFYAKHKSHLLCITQNTSFLFFFTHHLKLQKYLAMGIKMSPLIQGTRILRRFSNSGGVPKGHCAVYVGESQKKRFVVPISYLSEPLFQDLLTQAEEQFGFDHPMGGLTIPCKEDVFVDLTSRLRS; from the coding sequence ATGTGCTATTGTCTCTCATCACCAGTGGCCACCAAATTCTCtttcacattttatttgaatatcaAACTTACCacttattttgtatatatacatagaaaGTTTTTCTATGCAAAACACAAGTCTCACTTGCTGTGTATTACTCAAAATActtcattccttttctttttcactcATCATTTGAAGTTACAAAAGTATCTCGCAATGGGTATCAAAATGAGTCCTCTTATTCAAGGTACTAGAATATTGAGGAGGTTTTCAAATTCCGGAGGTGTTCCCAAAGGACATTGTGCTGTATATGTAGGAGAGAGCcagaagaagagatttgttGTACCAATATCTTACTTGAGCGAGCCTTTATTTCAAGACTTGTTAACTCAAGCTGAAGAGCAGTTTGGCTTCGATCATCCAATGGGCGGTCTCACAATACCTTGCAAAGAAGACGTGTTTGTTGATCTCACATCCCGTTTGAGATCATGA
- the LOC107004103 gene encoding auxin-responsive protein SAUR68-like, whose protein sequence is MAMISTKKLIKMARKWQKFAAMQRKRISFVRNVSDADSCSTSSSSIVEKGHFVVYTADQARFIIPLAYLEIEVIRQLLKMSEEEFGLPSGGPITLPCDSVFMDYIISLIREGVTAGDLHKALLLSIPTSCFSTSSLYRESGNQQLLVC, encoded by the coding sequence ATGGCGATGATTAGTACCAAGAAACTCATCAAAATGGCTAGGAAATGGCAGAAGTTTGCAGCAATGCAGAGGAAGAGGATTTCGTTTGTAAGGAATGTTAGCGATGCAGATAGTTGTAGTACGTCTTCATCGTCTATAgttgaaaaaggacattttgtaGTATACACAGCCGATCAAGCACGCTTTATCATTCCATTGGCTTACCTTGAAATCGAAGTCATTAGGCAACTATTGAAAATGTCTGAAGAAGAATTTGGGCTGCCGAGTGGTGGTCCTATTACATTACCTTGTGATTCAGTCTTCATGGACTACATCATTTCGCTAATAAGGGAAGGCGTAACTGCAGGAGATCTTCACAAAGCATTGCTCCTATCAATTCCTACTAGTTGTTTTTCGACTTCTTCTTTGTACCGAGAAAGTGGAAACCAGCAGCTTCTTGTTTGTTGA
- the LOC107003506 gene encoding auxin-responsive protein SAUR68-like, which translates to MTMISTKKLIKMARKWQKFAAMQRKRISFPRNVSDADSCSTASSSTVEKGHFVVYTVDQARFVIPLVYLENEIIKQLLNMSEEEFGLPSGGPITLPCDSAFMDYIISLIKKGVTAGDLHKALLLSIPSSCSSTSSLHQESGIQQLLVC; encoded by the coding sequence atgacaatGATTAGTACCAAGAAACTCATCAAAATGGCTAGGAAATGGCAGAAATTTGCAGCCATGCAGAGGAAGAGGATTTCGTTTCCAAGAAATGTTAGCGATGCAGACAGTTGCAGTACGGCTTCATCTTCTACAGTTGAAAAAGGCCATTTTGTAGTATATACAGTCGATCAAGCACGATTTGTCATTCCATTGgtttaccttgaaaatgagaTCATTAAGCAACTCTTGAACATGTCTGAAGAAGAATTTGGGCTGCCGAGTGGTGGTCCTATTACATTACCCTGTGATTCAGCCTTCATGGACTACATCATTTCGCTAATCAAGAAAGGCGTAACTGCTGGAGATCTTCACAAAGCATTGCTCCTATCAATTCCTTCTTCTTGCAGTTCGACTTCTTCTTTGCACCAAGAAAGTGGAATCCAACAGCTTCTTGTTTGTTGA
- the LOC107003374 gene encoding UPF0678 fatty acid-binding protein-like protein At1g79260: MAAGTANLSEKMVHPAVKPLSDLLGTWKGEGEGFFPTISSFNYSEELQFTHSPNKPVIAYSQKTWNLKSGQPMHSESGYWRPKPDGTIEVVIAQSTGLVEVQKGTFDMKEGVVKLKSELVGNASKVKEITRVFKVENCELSYVVEMATSLTDLQPHLTASLKKL, from the exons aTGGCCGCCGGCACGGCAAATCTATCGGAAAAAATGGTGCATCCGGCCGTAAAACCTTTATCTGACCTGCTTGGTACTTGGAAAGGTGAAGGCGAAGGCTTTTTCCCTACAATTTCTTCCTTCAATTACTCCGAAGAACTCCAATTTACTCACTCTCCGAACAAG CCTGTGATAGCTTATTCTCAAAAGACATGGAACTTGAAATCTGGACAACCTATGCATTCTGAGAGCGGATACTGGAGACCTAAACCCGATGGGACCATTGAAGTCGTCATTGCTCAGAGCACTGGTCTTGTTGAAGTCCAG AAAGGAACATTTGACATGAAAGAGGGAGTTGTGAAGCTTAAAAGCGAACTGGTTGGCAATGCTTCCAAG GTCAAGGAGATAACTCGAGTTTTTAAAGTGGAGAATTGTGAACTATCATATGTTGTGGAGATGGCCACCAGTCTAACTGATCTTCAGCCTCATCTCACAGCCTCTCTTAAGAAGCTCTAG
- the LOC107004220 gene encoding auxin-responsive protein SAUR68-like translates to MAMISTKKLIKMVRRWQKFAAMQRKRILFPRDDSCSSSSSSIIEKGHFVVYTIDQRRFMIPLVYLENEVIRQLLNMSEEEFGLPNSGPITLPCDSAFMDYIISLIKKGVAAGDLHKALLLSIPSTCCSTSSLHQKSGNQQLLVC, encoded by the coding sequence ATGGCAATGATCAGTACCAAGAAACTCATCAAAATGGTCAGGAGATGGCAGAAGTTTGCAGCCATGCAGAGGAAGAGGATTTTATTTCCAAGAGATGACAGTTGTAGTTCATCCTCATCGTCTATAattgaaaaaggacattttgtaGTCTATACAATTGATCAAAGGCGCTTCATGATTCCCTTGGTTTACCTAGAAAATGAAGTCATTAGGCAACTCTTGAACATGTCTGAAGAAGAATTTGGGCTTCCGAATAGTGGCCCTATTACATTACCTTGTGATTCAGCCTTCATGGACTACATCATTTCACTAATCAAGAAAGGCGTAGCTGCTGGAGATCTTCACAAAGCATTGCTCCTCTCAATTCCTTCAACTTGCTGTTCAACTTCTTCTTTGCACCAAAAAAGTGGAAACCAACAGCTTCTTGTTTGTTGA
- the LOC107003508 gene encoding auxin-responsive protein SAUR21-like, whose protein sequence is MSLTSGHQILFVYIHTHRKFFYAKHKFHLLCISQNLSFFLSSHHLKLQKSLTMGIKMSPLIQGTRILRRFSNSIGGPKGHCAVYVGESQKKRFIVPISYLSQPLFQDLLTQAEEQFGFDHPMGGLTIPCKEDMFINLTSRLRS, encoded by the coding sequence ATGTCTCTCACTAGTGGCCACCAAATCCTCTTcgtatatatacacacacatagaAAGTTTTTTTATGCAAAACACAAGTTTCACTTGCTGTGTATTTCTCAAAatctttcattctttctttcaAGTCATCATTTGAAGTTACAAAAGAGTCTCACTATGGGTATCAAAATGAGTCCCCTTATTCAAGGTACAAGAATCTTGAGGAGATTTTCAAATTCCATAGGTGGTCCTAAAGGTCATTGTGCAGTATATGTAGGAGAGAGCCAAAAGAAGAGATTCATCGTGCCAATATCTTACTTGAGCCAGCCTTTATTTCAAGACTTGTTAACTCAAGCTGAAGAACAGTTTGGCTTCGATCATCCAATGGGTGGTCTAACAATACCTTGCAAGGAAGACATGTTTATTAATCTCACATCCCGCTTGAGATCATGA